From a single Nostoc edaphicum CCNP1411 genomic region:
- a CDS encoding PAS domain S-box protein, with product MKLAKSELQQSEEKYSRFFSLSIDLLCIANFDGYFKYLNPVWTKTLGWSTQELVTKPFIEFIHPEDRESTIVVAQKITQSVDAISFENRYLCRDGSYKWLAWNATSFTEEKLIYAVARDITINKQNEIALQKSVQELEAFRFALNAHSLVAITDKTGRITYVNELFCEVSKYSPEELLGQDHRIINSGHHTKEFFTNLWKTITQGKIWKGEIQNKAKDGTFYWVDTLIAPMLGQDGKPYQYVSIRTDITQRKLSEFALLERSRLSVLSAEVSLALSQSGTLPEILQNCTNTISQYLDIGFVCIWTFERQTNQLHLQAGVHCTDIACSALSDTQDFPAHIALVNNIMGLMIQNHQAIFNEELSINHSDKLIDSTFSISRFSAYPLIVEQQIIGIIALFSKQLFTEPTHNLLNWIANNIAVAIDRIWAREELLSRREALLLRLASQIRSSLDLNMILETAVNEIRSLLQIDRCYFLSYLAHPSEPSLTITYEARNPNLPSMLGNIPLQKSTFLTQTLLSQELICIENINRKSQLDYDMQELLTEFGITSQLMLPVKSNSGEIGAIVCSHCSGDRIWTNSEINLLQAVCDQLAIAIDHAQLYTQSRSATLVAQNQAEKLTETLHKLQQTQSQLIQNEKMSSLGQLVAGVAHEINNPVNFIHGNLIYANEYFQEMLTLLHLYQQHYPQPQIEIEDFAKKIDLEFITSDLDQLLYSMNMGTNRIREIVLGLRNFSRHDEADKKLVNIHEGIDNTLLILHHRWKDNGIGLDISIVKEYGDLPLVDCYAGQLNQVFMNILTNAIDALEESRVSRKITDKPQILIRTEILESKFVVIRIADNGLGMAEDVKKRLFDPFFTTKAVGKGTGLGLSISYQIIVEKHGGILNCLSELGKGTEFCIQIPI from the coding sequence ATGAAACTAGCTAAATCTGAGTTACAACAATCTGAAGAAAAATACTCTCGATTTTTCTCACTTTCTATAGATTTATTGTGTATTGCTAATTTTGATGGTTATTTTAAGTATCTAAATCCAGTATGGACAAAAACACTAGGTTGGTCAACTCAGGAACTCGTTACTAAACCATTTATCGAATTTATTCACCCTGAAGACCGTGAATCCACTATTGTTGTAGCTCAAAAAATTACACAATCCGTAGATGCAATCAGCTTTGAAAATCGTTATCTTTGTCGGGATGGTTCTTACAAATGGCTGGCATGGAATGCAACTAGTTTCACTGAAGAAAAGCTGATTTATGCAGTAGCTCGTGACATCACTATTAATAAACAAAATGAGATAGCGCTACAAAAATCTGTCCAAGAATTAGAAGCTTTTAGATTTGCCTTAAATGCCCATTCACTGGTAGCTATTACTGATAAAACTGGGAGAATAACCTATGTCAATGAATTATTTTGTGAAGTTTCTAAATATTCTCCAGAAGAACTTCTAGGCCAAGACCATCGGATTATCAATTCTGGACACCACACAAAAGAATTTTTTACAAATTTGTGGAAAACTATCACCCAAGGAAAAATCTGGAAGGGAGAAATTCAAAATAAAGCTAAGGATGGCACTTTTTATTGGGTGGATACTCTGATCGCCCCAATGTTGGGACAAGATGGAAAGCCCTATCAATACGTATCAATTCGTACAGATATTACACAACGCAAGCTTTCAGAGTTCGCTTTATTGGAGCGATCGCGTTTGTCAGTTTTGAGTGCAGAAGTCAGTTTAGCCTTATCTCAAAGTGGCACACTTCCAGAAATTTTGCAAAACTGTACAAATACTATTTCCCAATACCTTGATATCGGCTTTGTTTGTATCTGGACATTTGAACGACAGACAAACCAGCTACATTTGCAGGCTGGTGTTCATTGCACAGATATTGCTTGTAGTGCTTTGAGCGATACCCAAGATTTCCCAGCTCATATCGCTTTAGTCAATAATATTATGGGCTTAATGATTCAAAACCATCAAGCTATTTTTAACGAAGAATTATCAATTAATCATTCAGATAAACTTATCGATTCTACATTCTCAATTTCTCGATTTTCTGCTTATCCCCTAATAGTAGAGCAGCAAATAATCGGCATAATAGCTTTATTTAGCAAGCAATTATTTACCGAACCAACTCATAACCTATTAAATTGGATTGCGAATAATATTGCTGTGGCTATTGACCGAATCTGGGCACGAGAAGAACTCCTCAGCCGTCGGGAAGCCTTATTGCTGCGTCTAGCTAGTCAAATCCGCAGTTCTCTTGACTTAAATATGATCCTAGAAACTGCTGTTAATGAAATTCGCAGCTTATTACAAATTGACCGTTGCTACTTTCTTTCTTACTTAGCGCACCCATCCGAACCAAGCCTGACTATTACCTATGAAGCACGAAACCCTAACTTGCCAAGTATGTTAGGCAATATCCCACTGCAAAAAAGCACTTTTTTGACCCAAACACTTCTCTCTCAAGAGCTAATTTGTATAGAAAATATTAATAGAAAATCACAACTTGATTATGATATGCAAGAACTTTTAACTGAGTTTGGTATCACATCTCAACTAATGCTACCAGTTAAGAGTAATTCCGGTGAAATTGGGGCAATTGTATGCAGTCATTGTAGTGGCGATCGGATTTGGACTAACAGTGAAATTAACCTGCTACAAGCTGTTTGCGATCAACTAGCGATCGCCATCGACCATGCACAACTTTATACCCAAAGTCGCTCTGCTACTTTAGTAGCTCAAAATCAAGCTGAAAAACTCACCGAAACCTTGCATAAATTGCAGCAAACTCAATCTCAACTGATCCAGAATGAAAAAATGTCTAGTTTGGGACAATTAGTAGCTGGAGTTGCCCATGAAATCAACAATCCAGTTAATTTTATTCATGGCAACTTAATCTATGCTAACGAATACTTTCAAGAGATGTTAACTCTCTTGCACCTTTATCAGCAACATTATCCCCAACCGCAAATAGAAATTGAAGATTTTGCTAAAAAAATTGATTTAGAATTCATTACTAGTGACCTTGATCAACTCCTATATTCAATGAATATGGGTACTAATCGCATCCGTGAAATTGTTTTGGGACTGCGAAATTTTTCTCGACATGATGAAGCAGATAAAAAACTAGTTAACATTCATGAAGGAATTGATAATACCCTATTAATTTTGCATCACCGCTGGAAAGATAATGGAATTGGGTTGGATATATCTATCGTTAAAGAATATGGTGATTTGCCCTTAGTTGATTGCTATGCTGGGCAGCTTAATCAAGTATTTATGAATATTCTGACTAATGCGATCGATGCTTTAGAAGAATCAAGAGTCAGCAGGAAAATAACTGATAAACCGCAAATTCTCATTCGGACTGAAATTTTAGAGAGTAAATTTGTTGTTATCCGAATTGCCGACAACGGATTAGGAATGGCGGAAGACGTTAAAAAGCGATTATTTGATCCATTTTTTACTACAAAAGCCGTAGGTAAGGGAACAGGACTTGGACTGTCAATTAGCTACCAAATTATAGTAGAAAAACATGGTGGAATTTTGAATTGTCTATCAGAACTAGGAAAAGGCACAGAATTCTGCATTCAAATTCCAATTTAA
- the phnD gene encoding phosphate/phosphite/phosphonate ABC transporter substrate-binding protein: MNKYLVAPWLFGRYRLSSKTRVLTVAIIMALLSTGCTGKVSEKNQSVVDSVSSQQNLPALKIGVLPTQSRTEQEQMIKPLKEYLEQSLGRRVDTESQSKIIGGQGRHKKPEIQKIQDAIASSVDFQIAKDYQQIIDWLLQDKLDMAYLGPMSYLEAVDRGAKVEPLVAPIDKHTGQPWYRACIIVKQDSRIKTLKDLKGKRIAFVDKLSTSGYLMPLATFKKLGIDDNRNFAQVLYAGSHSNSMAALEDGIVDAAATNISSYLKRQKNGKLTPQNSRILWESAPIPNSPIVVSKKLSPELIKRLKQAFISSPEGLQDIIGTESAGYTLVTPSDYTPIEQLRKYLNLISVPTK; this comes from the coding sequence ATGAACAAGTATTTAGTAGCACCGTGGCTTTTTGGTAGATATCGCTTATCTAGTAAAACTAGAGTTCTGACTGTAGCGATAATTATGGCGTTACTGAGCACAGGCTGTACTGGAAAAGTATCAGAAAAAAATCAGTCAGTTGTGGATAGTGTCTCAAGTCAACAGAACTTACCAGCTTTAAAAATTGGAGTGCTACCTACGCAAAGCCGGACAGAGCAAGAACAGATGATTAAACCCCTAAAAGAATACTTAGAGCAATCCCTTGGACGAAGGGTTGATACTGAGTCGCAATCAAAGATAATCGGGGGACAAGGGAGACACAAAAAACCAGAGATCCAGAAGATACAAGATGCGATCGCCAGTTCAGTAGATTTCCAGATTGCTAAGGATTATCAGCAAATCATTGACTGGCTATTGCAGGATAAGCTGGACATGGCTTATTTAGGGCCTATGAGCTATTTGGAGGCAGTAGATCGGGGTGCTAAAGTAGAACCGTTGGTTGCTCCCATTGATAAACATACGGGACAACCCTGGTATCGGGCGTGTATCATTGTCAAACAAGACAGTCGCATCAAAACCTTAAAAGACCTCAAAGGTAAACGTATTGCCTTTGTAGATAAATTATCAACCTCTGGGTATTTGATGCCGCTGGCAACGTTCAAAAAACTAGGAATTGATGATAATCGAAATTTTGCTCAAGTCCTCTATGCTGGTAGCCATAGCAATAGTATGGCTGCATTAGAAGATGGCATTGTTGATGCCGCAGCAACTAATATTTCCTCATACTTGAAGCGGCAAAAAAACGGTAAGCTAACACCTCAAAACTCCAGAATTCTGTGGGAATCTGCTCCCATACCAAATTCTCCAATAGTAGTGTCTAAAAAACTCTCACCTGAGTTAATCAAACGACTAAAGCAGGCTTTTATTAGTAGCCCAGAAGGTCTTCAGGATATTATCGGAACTGAGTCAGCCGGATACACCCTTGTGACTCCTTCAGACTACACTCCTATCGAGCAACTCCGAAAATATCTCAACTTAATTTCTGTTCCGACAAAATGA
- a CDS encoding ATP-binding protein produces MKISTKFFTGSVVSVGLIIAILVGNTVAVQQIKQTIREKSNQTTETIKVALTAENALKSEIIELKDIVLLKSQNIEMIKSSKKFLDSLDKLERLMPDAKEISIIRRRHQFLSQLSTQLIHWNSSDTSLADSQQYFRAINSFDRDIELFLSQLIERANQQNILVEDELENLYQVQRIISFVVVQVIIILFVGKFIVIWRPTIKSLHKLQAGTAEIADGNLDYRLDIQTGDEVEDLAKSFNYMSLKLAESRETLIKNTELTQMNQRLELEIYERKQAESELQKTLQELQSTQAQLIQTEKMSSLGQLVAGVAHEINNPVNFISGNITHASEYTQQLLELVSLYQEEFPNSGQKIQEKVEDIDLEFMLDDLPKILSSMKMGSKRIQQIVLSLRTFSHLDEADMKEVDIHEGIDSTLLILQNRLKAKPEHPKIEIIKEYGQLPLVECYAGQLNQVFMNVINNAIDALDMCNVQSSQQEIESNPSKIIISTKLVNNNRVVVRIADNGPGMTQEVKKKLFDPFFTTKPVGQGTGLGLSISYQIVVQKHSGILRCESELGKGSEFWIEIPLHQIGKSVNYNGFKLPTDLQESTV; encoded by the coding sequence ATGAAAATCTCCACAAAGTTTTTTACAGGTTCAGTTGTGTCTGTCGGACTGATAATAGCTATTCTCGTTGGCAATACTGTAGCTGTTCAACAAATAAAGCAGACTATTCGTGAGAAAAGCAATCAAACTACCGAAACTATCAAAGTCGCTTTGACTGCGGAAAATGCCTTGAAGTCTGAAATTATTGAACTCAAGGATATTGTTCTACTTAAAAGTCAAAATATAGAAATGATTAAATCTTCAAAAAAGTTTCTGGACTCTCTTGACAAGTTAGAACGCTTGATGCCAGATGCCAAAGAAATCTCAATCATTCGTCGCCGTCACCAGTTTCTCAGCCAGTTGTCAACTCAACTAATCCACTGGAATTCTAGCGACACTTCTTTAGCAGATTCTCAGCAGTATTTTAGAGCAATCAACTCCTTTGATAGAGATATTGAATTGTTCCTCAGCCAGCTAATTGAACGTGCTAATCAGCAGAATATCTTAGTTGAAGATGAATTGGAAAACCTATATCAAGTGCAGAGAATTATTTCTTTTGTAGTTGTGCAAGTAATCATAATTTTATTTGTTGGGAAATTTATAGTGATTTGGCGTCCAACAATTAAGTCTTTGCATAAATTACAAGCAGGAACAGCAGAAATTGCAGATGGAAACCTAGATTACCGTTTAGATATTCAGACAGGGGATGAAGTAGAAGACCTTGCTAAGTCATTTAACTATATGTCATTGAAGCTAGCCGAATCTCGTGAAACCCTAATTAAGAACACTGAATTAACCCAAATGAACCAACGCCTAGAGTTGGAAATTTATGAACGCAAACAGGCAGAATCAGAACTTCAGAAAACCTTACAAGAACTCCAAAGCACTCAAGCTCAATTGATTCAAACTGAGAAAATGTCTAGTCTGGGTCAGCTTGTAGCAGGGGTTGCACATGAAATTAATAACCCAGTTAACTTTATTTCTGGCAATATCACCCATGCCAGTGAATACACTCAACAATTGCTAGAACTAGTAAGTCTCTATCAAGAAGAGTTCCCAAATTCTGGACAAAAGATTCAGGAAAAAGTTGAGGACATTGATTTGGAATTTATGCTAGATGACCTACCCAAAATATTGTCTTCGATGAAAATGGGATCTAAACGAATTCAGCAAATTGTCTTGTCTTTACGCACTTTCTCCCATTTAGATGAAGCAGACATGAAAGAGGTTGATATTCATGAAGGTATTGATAGTACACTGCTAATTTTACAGAATCGATTGAAAGCCAAGCCAGAGCATCCCAAAATTGAAATCATTAAGGAGTATGGCCAGCTACCTCTAGTAGAGTGTTATGCAGGGCAGTTAAATCAAGTATTTATGAACGTGATTAATAATGCGATCGATGCCCTTGATATGTGCAATGTTCAAAGTTCTCAGCAAGAGATTGAGAGCAATCCTAGTAAGATTATAATTAGTACTAAACTTGTTAATAATAACCGAGTGGTAGTAAGAATTGCAGATAATGGGCCAGGTATGACCCAAGAAGTTAAAAAGAAACTGTTTGATCCATTTTTTACCACTAAACCTGTGGGACAAGGAACAGGGTTGGGCTTATCAATTAGCTATCAGATTGTGGTGCAAAAACACTCTGGAATCCTGCGGTGTGAATCAGAACTGGGCAAAGGAAGCGAGTTTTGGATTGAGATTCCTTTACATCAGATAGGAAAATCGGTAAACTATAACGGATTTAAATTGCCTACTGATTTGCAAGAGTCAACAGTCTAG